In Thermococcus sp., the genomic stretch ACAGTCTGGCCGGCGGCACTTCCGAGGTTCATGCCGACGTTGAAGGCATCGGGTTTTAGAACCTCCCTCAGCTTTTTCATCGCGAGTTCTATACCTTTGACCAGTGCGGTCTTTTCTTCTTCCGTCAGTTCTTCCCAGCTCTCCACGTGCCTCTTTGGAACGACCAGGAGGTGTCCTCTGCTCGCAGGATACGAGTCAAGGAGTATTCTGATCAGCCCGTCTTCATAGAGGATAACTTCATCGCTTGGATTGCAGAACGGACATTCCATCGGCAGCACCAAAGACTTAAAACGGGTTCGGAATAAAAAG encodes the following:
- a CDS encoding HIT family protein encodes the protein MECPFCNPSDEVILYEDGLIRILLDSYPASRGHLLVVPKRHVESWEELTEEEKTALVKGIELAMKKLREVLKPDAFNVGMNLGSAAGQTV